A section of the Hominilimicola fabiformis genome encodes:
- a CDS encoding transposon-transfer assisting family protein, translating to MTFSQDEINLMCIYDTSDKTELLKELRFSVPYIEDTELKEITETVIDKLERMTNDEFSKLELEPDIDMED from the coding sequence ATGACATTTTCACAGGACGAAATAAATTTGATGTGTATTTATGATACATCTGATAAGACGGAGCTTTTAAAAGAGCTCCGTTTTTCTGTTCCGTACATTGAAGATACGGAATTAAAGGAAATTACGGAAACGGTTATTGACAAGCTGGAGCGTATGACGAATGATGAATTTTCTAAGCTGGAGCTTGAACCTGATATTGATATGGAGGATTAG
- a CDS encoding plasmid mobilization protein, translated as MEKRKRNIQIKFRVTEEEKQLIEQKMAQLPTRQIGAYLRKMAIDGLIIYTDTTNIKEMNKELHSIGVNINQIAKRVNETGSIYEEDIKEIQERLNKIWQLQRTILLTLP; from the coding sequence ATGGAAAAGCGAAAAAGAAATATTCAAATCAAATTCAGAGTAACAGAAGAAGAAAAACAGTTAATTGAGCAGAAAATGGCGCAGCTACCGACACGACAGATAGGCGCGTATTTACGGAAAATGGCGATTGACGGTTTAATTATTTATACTGACACAACCAACATTAAGGAAATGAACAAGGAATTACATTCTATCGGCGTTAATATAAATCAAATTGCAAAGCGCGTAAATGAAACTGGCTCCATTTATGAGGAAGATATAAAGGAAATTCAAGAAAGGTTAAATAAAATATGGCAATTACAACGAACCATACTATTGACACTACCCTAA
- a CDS encoding accessory gene regulator ArgB-like protein: MIHKISEKAIMYAILNNYIKQEQYDEYVYALEIILNILITDITMIIIGLAMGMIWECILFWLVYKILRKYCGGYHFSTSLKCYLSSCIMCPVVLAVVRYVPYSMTVWGLLTLTALIILSILSPVEAANKPLDEKEQRIFGITARILIIISAVCWSVTAIVFRQLILSKIISLSIISVAVFVIAGKMYLTVRKHN, translated from the coding sequence ATGATACATAAAATTTCAGAGAAAGCAATTATGTATGCAATCCTCAATAACTACATAAAACAGGAACAATATGACGAATATGTATATGCCCTTGAAATTATCTTAAATATATTGATTACAGATATTACTATGATAATTATAGGACTTGCTATGGGTATGATATGGGAATGTATTTTATTCTGGCTCGTATATAAAATCTTGCGTAAATATTGCGGAGGGTATCATTTCTCAACATCGCTGAAATGTTATTTATCATCTTGCATTATGTGTCCGGTTGTATTGGCAGTTGTAAGGTATGTTCCGTACAGTATGACCGTATGGGGCTTGCTTACCTTAACAGCGCTGATAATACTTTCTATTCTTTCACCTGTTGAAGCGGCGAACAAGCCGCTTGACGAAAAAGAACAGCGGATATTCGGAATAACGGCGAGAATTTTAATAATCATAAGTGCGGTATGCTGGAGTGTAACAGCCATAGTCTTTCGTCAGCTTATATTATCTAAAATCATATCGCTTAGTATTATAAGTGTTGCTGTGTTTGTTATAGCCGGTAAAATGTATTTAACTGTACGAAAACACAATTAA
- a CDS encoding LytR/AlgR family response regulator transcription factor: protein MTLCIALCDDDKIALNNELRLIKDVLNEKKIKHSIDIFSSPQKLLQSDTVYDIIFLDIEMAEMDGISLAEKISITNKSCLFFFVTNYEAYFDNASNVRPFRFWTKPIDRRRLVYGIDSAIQELYKNNQFINVMVNSENIQIFISNIIYIYVQNKKTHIITTKGEIIVSIPYQTVFEQVKDYTNFFEPFRGYCINFSYIKRYGKDKIYCGYRETEYEIYLSRRKQEDFQKNFAKWIGEK, encoded by the coding sequence ATGACACTGTGTATAGCTTTATGTGATGATGATAAAATAGCCTTAAATAATGAGTTAAGGCTTATAAAAGATGTTTTAAATGAAAAGAAAATAAAACACTCAATCGACATTTTTAGTTCACCGCAAAAGTTGTTACAGTCCGACACTGTCTATGATATTATATTTTTAGACATTGAAATGGCTGAAATGGACGGTATTAGTTTAGCTGAAAAAATAAGTATAACAAATAAAAGCTGTTTATTCTTTTTTGTAACCAATTACGAAGCATATTTTGATAATGCGTCTAATGTGCGACCGTTCAGATTTTGGACAAAACCAATAGACAGGCGCCGCTTGGTCTATGGAATTGACTCAGCTATACAGGAGCTATACAAAAATAATCAATTCATCAATGTAATGGTAAATTCGGAAAACATACAAATATTTATCAGTAATATTATTTACATATATGTTCAAAACAAGAAAACACATATTATAACGACCAAAGGTGAAATTATTGTAAGTATTCCGTATCAGACGGTTTTTGAACAAGTAAAAGATTACACAAATTTTTTTGAGCCTTTTAGGGGATATTGTATAAATTTCAGTTATATAAAAAGATATGGCAAAGATAAAATCTATTGCGGATATAGGGAGACAGAATATGAAATATATTTGTCGCGGCGTAAGCAAGAGGATTTTCAAAAAAACTTTGCTAAATGGATTGGAGAAAAATAA
- a CDS encoding ArdC-like ssDNA-binding domain-containing protein — translation MKRIDITNGIMRIDTNTETFDIQKIQNRRFMYNPQTGTLILGIQTQCNDFFYKKVTEYRRIGIRSNFNEFVSGWVGSGKTGVIDFTPSVPTAAKSIFNKALDTLIMFYRNNANMKTEIRGFGNTKPQPLENIITEREVELMAKAQATKAPEKSEPSRASVQAIELSGETPYEKLSEILKKLEDGVKDIFNGDKYAEYLACMSKFHNYSFRNSLLILMQKPDASMVAGFGAWRDNHKRTVKRGERGIKIIAPSSYKTKKQIEKINPATNKPIIGWDGKPLTEEKEVTIPTFRVATVFDLSQTEGEPLPSLGVDELTGNVADFKKFYAALEKISPMPIGYEDIDTGAKGYCNFEEQRIAVKNGMSEVQQLKTLIHEIAHAKLHNILKEKSTELTPEEQKNNRTMEVEAESVAYTVCQRYGIDTSDYSFGYVAGWSKDKELPELNASLDTIQKTANEIILGIDEYYKELAKDIEQTEQETDYTQFTGWDFNGGYAAINTDANYLQVFFNEKPDDNIRAELKANGFHWEPKIKAWQQPLTGEVLNAADKVEYIRPLDGTLPSEFQKRNEEPAKIAEQDGFSELSDADAADGAKVFEPEDNSKDTPTIDELEAKAKNGEPVAIMDIIAANEAEKVKKGKTPSKNETSKKKPSIKKQLAEAKAQADKQPQKSEKVKNAALEV, via the coding sequence ATGAAACGTATTGACATAACAAACGGAATTATGCGGATTGATACTAATACGGAAACATTTGATATTCAGAAAATCCAAAACCGCCGTTTTATGTATAATCCGCAGACAGGCACGTTGATTTTGGGAATACAAACACAATGCAACGATTTCTTTTATAAAAAGGTTACGGAATATCGGCGTATAGGTATAAGGTCAAATTTCAACGAGTTTGTGAGTGGCTGGGTTGGAAGCGGTAAAACGGGCGTAATAGATTTTACGCCCTCCGTTCCGACTGCCGCAAAATCTATTTTTAATAAAGCGCTTGATACGCTTATTATGTTTTACAGAAATAACGCAAATATGAAAACAGAAATAAGAGGGTTCGGCAATACGAAGCCGCAGCCTTTGGAAAATATTATAACTGAAAGAGAGGTTGAGCTAATGGCAAAAGCACAAGCAACAAAAGCGCCTGAAAAATCGGAGCCGTCAAGGGCTTCTGTACAGGCGATAGAATTATCCGGCGAAACGCCCTATGAAAAATTGAGCGAGATTTTGAAAAAGCTGGAGGACGGAGTGAAAGACATATTTAACGGCGATAAATATGCGGAATATCTTGCGTGTATGTCAAAATTCCATAATTACAGTTTTAGAAATTCGCTTTTGATTTTAATGCAAAAGCCCGACGCTTCTATGGTGGCGGGATTTGGCGCATGGCGCGATAATCACAAACGCACAGTAAAACGAGGTGAACGCGGTATTAAAATAATCGCGCCGTCCTCATACAAAACAAAAAAGCAGATTGAGAAAATAAATCCGGCAACAAACAAGCCGATTATAGGCTGGGACGGTAAACCGCTTACAGAGGAAAAAGAAGTAACTATCCCCACTTTCCGAGTTGCTACCGTATTTGACTTGTCGCAGACGGAGGGCGAACCGCTGCCGAGTTTGGGAGTTGACGAGCTTACGGGCAATGTTGCGGATTTCAAAAAGTTTTATGCCGCACTTGAAAAAATATCGCCTATGCCTATTGGGTATGAGGATATAGATACGGGAGCAAAGGGATATTGTAATTTTGAAGAACAGCGAATAGCCGTAAAAAACGGTATGAGCGAGGTTCAGCAGTTAAAAACGCTGATACACGAAATTGCACACGCTAAACTACACAATATTCTCAAAGAAAAATCAACGGAATTGACGCCCGAAGAACAAAAGAACAATCGTACAATGGAGGTTGAAGCTGAAAGCGTCGCCTATACCGTTTGTCAGCGATATGGGATTGACACTTCCGATTATTCTTTCGGATATGTTGCGGGTTGGAGCAAAGATAAGGAATTACCGGAGTTAAACGCTTCCCTTGACACAATACAAAAAACGGCGAATGAAATTATATTAGGCATTGACGAGTATTATAAAGAGCTTGCAAAGGATATTGAGCAGACCGAACAGGAAACGGATTATACACAATTTACGGGCTGGGATTTTAACGGCGGATACGCTGCAATCAATACAGACGCTAATTATCTGCAAGTATTTTTTAATGAAAAGCCGGACGATAATATCCGCGCCGAATTAAAGGCAAACGGTTTTCATTGGGAGCCGAAAATAAAAGCGTGGCAGCAGCCATTAACAGGCGAAGTCCTTAACGCTGCTGACAAGGTGGAGTATATCAGACCATTAGACGGTACATTACCGTCTGAATTTCAGAAACGAAACGAGGAACCGGCGAAGATAGCCGAACAGGACGGATTTTCTGAATTGTCGGACGCAGACGCGGCAGACGGCGCAAAAGTATTTGAGCCGGAGGACAATTCCAAAGACACACCTACCATTGACGAGCTTGAAGCAAAGGCGAAGAATGGCGAACCTGTCGCTATTATGGATATTATCGCGGCAAATGAAGCGGAAAAAGTTAAGAAAGGCAAAACGCCTTCCAAAAATGAGACATCTAAGAAAAAGCCGTCAATCAAAAAGCAGTTGGCGGAAGCAAAGGCGCAGGCAGATAAACAGCCGCAAAAATCCGAAAAGGTCAAAAATGCGGCTTTGGAGGTTTAA
- a CDS encoding ATP-binding protein, which translates to MDWRKIMRIDLGMVLAIIFEYIIFIYYADTLFYRKRNKYLCYAIIALVYIADLFICARGKIVVNTLTFVVIHLVIFGVCYRISWKSALFQSILLAAITSACEFLVIFIPYIRIIPDNTIAMTSSQSLILTFASKLLYLIGIMIISRVFCKKQKNVQATSLGLLSIPILTVIIIMLVMKVNTTSHLLSLVCFILIIMNIIIFAINQKLMIMETEKAELEAQQLKEKFDYDEYMMLKENNQQASILNHDFKEHIGALSSLIGADNETAQEYIKSICGKFSQPKFIEYSDNKILNVLLSKKKEECENQNIQFLIDPIRAELSFFNDMDIVTIFSNLINNAMESCAHSSEKKIYLNIHTENQNFIVIKIENTSDIEPIVINGRLKTHKDNAKLHGIGMNSISRALSAYNGSLDWKYNKEQKIFSTTIIIQNLTA; encoded by the coding sequence ATGGATTGGAGAAAAATAATGCGGATTGATTTAGGAATGGTATTAGCAATAATATTTGAATATATAATTTTTATTTATTATGCTGACACTTTATTTTACAGAAAAAGAAATAAGTATCTTTGTTATGCAATAATTGCATTAGTTTATATTGCTGATTTGTTTATATGTGCACGCGGAAAGATAGTTGTAAATACTTTAACTTTTGTTGTAATACACCTTGTTATTTTTGGCGTATGTTATCGCATTAGCTGGAAAAGCGCATTGTTTCAAAGTATTTTACTCGCGGCTATAACTTCGGCGTGTGAATTTTTAGTTATATTTATTCCATATATTAGAATTATACCTGACAATACCATAGCAATGACATCTTCACAGTCGCTTATATTGACATTTGCAAGCAAACTCTTATATTTAATTGGAATAATGATAATAAGCCGCGTATTCTGCAAAAAACAGAAAAATGTACAAGCTACCTCTCTTGGACTTTTATCTATTCCTATTTTGACTGTTATTATAATTATGCTTGTGATGAAAGTCAATACAACATCACACTTATTGTCATTGGTGTGCTTCATACTAATAATAATGAATATTATTATTTTTGCAATAAATCAAAAATTGATGATAATGGAAACAGAGAAAGCAGAGTTGGAAGCTCAGCAATTAAAAGAAAAATTTGATTATGACGAATATATGATGTTAAAAGAAAATAATCAGCAAGCCTCAATACTTAATCACGATTTCAAAGAACATATAGGTGCTTTAAGCTCTTTAATCGGAGCTGATAATGAAACCGCTCAGGAATATATAAAATCTATTTGCGGCAAATTTTCTCAGCCTAAATTTATTGAATATTCAGATAATAAAATCTTAAATGTGCTTTTATCTAAGAAGAAAGAAGAATGTGAAAATCAAAATATACAATTTTTGATAGATCCCATACGAGCCGAGCTGTCGTTTTTTAACGATATGGATATTGTAACTATATTTTCTAATTTAATAAATAATGCTATGGAAAGCTGCGCCCATTCATCAGAGAAAAAAATTTATTTGAATATACATACTGAAAATCAAAATTTTATAGTTATAAAGATAGAAAATACATCAGATATAGAGCCTATTGTAATAAACGGCAGACTAAAAACTCACAAGGATAATGCGAAGCTGCACGGTATAGGAATGAACAGTATCAGCAGAGCATTATCAGCTTATAATGGTTCTTTGGATTGGAAATATAACAAAGAACAAAAGATATTTTCCACAACGATAATAATACAAAATTTAACCGCTTAG
- a CDS encoding cysteine-rich VLP domain-containing protein, whose amino-acid sequence MSDIIRMTPEQARRSRALIKNQCCNYDNGNCILLDDGEPCVCPQSISYSLNCKWFRTAVLPNDKELYIKLMKPKNRKKCTVCGNEYTPTGRNSKYCDKCRRKIRLRKDAERKRNKRSMSAF is encoded by the coding sequence ATGAGTGATATTATACGAATGACGCCCGAACAGGCGCGGCGGAGCCGAGCATTGATAAAAAATCAATGCTGTAATTATGACAACGGGAATTGTATTTTACTTGATGACGGCGAGCCTTGCGTCTGCCCTCAAAGTATTTCATATTCACTTAATTGTAAATGGTTCAGAACAGCGGTTTTGCCGAATGATAAGGAATTGTACATAAAGCTGATGAAGCCGAAGAACAGGAAAAAATGTACGGTTTGCGGTAATGAATATACGCCGACAGGGCGCAATTCAAAATATTGTGATAAATGCCGCCGAAAGATACGATTGCGTAAAGACGCTGAACGGAAAAGAAATAAGCGGTCTATGTCCGCATTTTAA
- a CDS encoding relaxase/mobilization nuclease domain-containing protein, which produces MAITTNHTIDTTLRKAIDYILNPDKTDAKLLVHAYACTPEIADIEFDCTREHAYNKGEHLARHIIQAFSPGETTPEQAHEIGKRFADELLGGKFEYILTTHIDKGHIHNHIICNDVSFVDYKHIHINEKWYNHSRRINDRLCKEYGLSVVEPNAERKNKNTKYENKPTSWRAKLKTEIDKIIPQVKDFEDFLRLMELQGYEIKRGQYISVRAKGQERFIRLKAQTLGERYSVEGITKRIEKSRKRKPIIRDNRISLIIDIQNCIKAQESKGYEHWAKINNLKQASKTLNYLTEHNINSYSELESRIDETCKQFDDTADKFKSVERNLNDINILRKHISTYKALRPVYDKYVKSNNKAKFEKEHQREIILFKASHKYLSQEQTDRKLPTLESVNVQRMELEEQRQKLYTDYRKAKKEVSEIDIVKANVDAMLHTPQRSEPTRENQIE; this is translated from the coding sequence ATGGCAATTACAACGAACCATACTATTGACACTACCCTAAGAAAAGCCATTGACTATATTTTAAATCCCGATAAGACAGACGCAAAGCTGCTTGTTCACGCATACGCCTGTACTCCTGAAATTGCAGATATTGAATTTGATTGCACAAGAGAACACGCATATAATAAGGGAGAACATCTCGCGCGTCATATCATACAGGCATTTTCGCCGGGTGAAACCACACCCGAACAGGCTCACGAAATCGGAAAGCGTTTCGCTGATGAACTGCTGGGCGGTAAATTTGAATACATTTTGACAACGCATATTGACAAGGGACATATTCATAATCATATAATTTGTAATGACGTCAGTTTTGTTGATTACAAGCATATCCACATCAATGAAAAGTGGTATAACCATTCACGCCGCATAAATGACAGACTATGCAAGGAATACGGATTATCCGTTGTCGAACCAAACGCTGAAAGGAAAAATAAAAATACCAAGTATGAGAATAAACCGACAAGCTGGAGGGCGAAACTGAAAACCGAGATTGACAAGATAATTCCGCAAGTAAAAGATTTTGAGGATTTTTTGCGTCTTATGGAATTACAGGGCTATGAGATAAAACGAGGTCAATATATATCTGTCCGCGCCAAAGGGCAGGAACGGTTTATACGTCTGAAAGCTCAAACGCTGGGCGAAAGATACAGTGTTGAGGGAATTACAAAACGGATTGAAAAATCGCGCAAACGCAAGCCGATTATTCGTGATAACCGTATCAGCCTTATTATTGATATTCAGAATTGCATTAAGGCGCAAGAAAGCAAGGGCTACGAGCATTGGGCTAAAATCAATAATCTTAAACAGGCTTCAAAGACGCTTAATTATTTGACCGAGCATAATATAAACAGCTATTCGGAATTGGAAAGCCGTATTGATGAAACGTGCAAACAGTTTGACGATACCGCCGACAAGTTCAAATCAGTTGAACGGAATTTGAACGACATAAATATTTTACGAAAGCATATAAGCACATATAAGGCGCTCCGTCCTGTATATGATAAATATGTCAAGTCGAATAACAAGGCAAAGTTTGAAAAGGAACACCAACGGGAAATTATTTTATTTAAGGCTTCTCATAAATATTTATCGCAGGAGCAGACCGATAGAAAATTACCGACGCTTGAAAGCGTAAATGTTCAGCGTATGGAATTAGAGGAGCAGCGGCAGAAATTATATACCGATTACAGAAAAGCGAAAAAAGAGGTGTCCGAAATTGATATTGTAAAAGCTAATGTTGACGCTATGCTGCACACTCCGCAAAGGAGCGAACCGACAAGAGAAAATCAGATAGAATAG
- a CDS encoding DUF3846 domain-containing protein — translation MADEKDFREPDGATQDYELDEVFELAFEIDAFLRAHNLKYRTKFPMEQRQREILADKMLESDTFYIKHLISSVLGHEGDALMNRLNAYETEFRKNQYSVYHLKSDYDKKCGYSLKSEREKGNYINKDMYEIVRSEPLEQYKTPMEIDVGLMINKAAGAAVYQPDLRDIIVINYDGQQKAYFKGLKEYTEAPEFTGVHITSAALNNYKGLTAFLGKDGNVYLGKSERNLYNSEKKSLPFYNNSDNSLTFISDNKKMFSFLCGSGWVLSQSEMIENGAFTKSDYQEFAELQKGVLSKFEPIREITFNGEPFNYPDYNRNIEQTAEKQKNEKGVLKNMNDYKFAAFIVNRSEYDNGNRETSGTELSFPTDAETVKRTFAEIGLPENASPDTYFFDDYACGNDDLKKCLTMYESVDALNYFAMRISELEDTEMTVFQTALKAGECKNITDAINITYNMEYYNIVDNISNWADYGKYIAHRDMLDERNMNYEEYGKHHAYDHGGYLLDGIVLETGWTEFDKVYDGKNIPDEYRVTVPTEPQKMTVLIVPPMQEPYIKEISTGLEALQKEVGGRIEVVYPFAEPVGLICNDEGKNERMELNRALYDAEDNMYDIIAGTFVLAGLSGDNFGSLDKDQIKQFSERFAKPEMFMRINGKITAVEVKPSIKAKLDRLQKEQNNTDKPQPQKKPREETL, via the coding sequence ATGGCAGATGAAAAAGATTTTAGAGAGCCGGACGGTGCTACTCAGGATTACGAATTAGACGAAGTATTTGAACTTGCTTTTGAAATAGACGCATTTTTAAGAGCGCATAATTTGAAATACAGGACAAAATTTCCTATGGAACAAAGGCAGCGTGAAATACTTGCGGATAAAATGTTAGAAAGCGACACATTTTATATTAAACATCTCATATCTTCCGTATTGGGACACGAGGGCGACGCACTGATGAACCGCCTTAATGCTTATGAAACGGAATTTAGAAAAAATCAATATTCTGTCTATCATCTGAAATCGGATTATGACAAAAAATGCGGATATAGCTTAAAGTCTGAAAGAGAAAAAGGAAATTATATAAATAAGGATATGTATGAGATTGTTCGTTCCGAACCGCTTGAACAGTATAAAACGCCTATGGAAATAGACGTAGGCTTAATGATAAATAAAGCCGCCGGCGCTGCTGTTTATCAGCCTGATTTAAGGGATATTATCGTCATAAATTATGACGGTCAACAAAAGGCATATTTCAAAGGATTAAAGGAATATACAGAAGCTCCCGAATTTACAGGGGTTCATATAACATCGGCGGCATTAAATAATTATAAAGGTCTGACGGCTTTTCTCGGAAAAGACGGTAATGTTTATTTGGGAAAAAGTGAACGCAATCTATATAATTCCGAAAAAAAATCATTGCCGTTTTATAACAATTCGGATAATTCCTTAACCTTTATTTCCGATAATAAAAAAATGTTCTCTTTCCTATGCGGTTCTGGCTGGGTATTATCTCAATCTGAAATGATAGAAAACGGAGCTTTTACAAAAAGTGATTATCAGGAATTTGCGGAATTGCAAAAAGGTGTATTATCAAAATTTGAGCCCATACGGGAAATAACCTTTAATGGTGAACCGTTCAATTATCCCGATTACAACCGTAATATTGAACAGACAGCCGAAAAACAAAAAAATGAAAAAGGAGTGTTAAAAAATATGAATGACTATAAATTTGCAGCTTTTATCGTCAACCGTTCCGAATATGACAACGGAAACAGAGAAACAAGCGGTACGGAACTGTCTTTCCCGACAGACGCGGAAACGGTAAAGCGGACATTTGCAGAAATAGGCTTACCTGAAAACGCAAGCCCTGATACATACTTTTTTGATGATTACGCTTGCGGCAATGATGATTTAAAAAAGTGTTTAACTATGTATGAAAGCGTTGACGCGCTAAATTATTTTGCTATGCGTATATCGGAATTGGAAGATACTGAAATGACCGTTTTTCAAACCGCGCTTAAAGCCGGCGAATGTAAAAATATAACGGACGCAATAAATATTACATACAATATGGAGTATTATAATATTGTTGACAATATATCTAATTGGGCAGATTACGGAAAGTATATTGCACACCGAGATATGCTTGATGAAAGAAATATGAATTATGAAGAATACGGCAAACATCACGCATACGATCATGGCGGATATTTGCTTGACGGTATTGTCTTAGAAACAGGCTGGACGGAGTTTGACAAAGTGTATGACGGTAAAAACATACCTGACGAATATCGCGTTACCGTACCTACGGAGCCGCAAAAAATGACCGTTCTAATTGTGCCGCCTATGCAGGAGCCTTATATAAAGGAAATTTCGACAGGTCTTGAAGCCCTCCAGAAAGAGGTTGGCGGCAGAATTGAAGTTGTATATCCGTTTGCGGAGCCTGTCGGTCTTATTTGTAATGACGAGGGCAAAAATGAGAGAATGGAATTAAACCGTGCGCTTTATGACGCAGAGGATAATATGTACGATATTATCGCAGGAACATTTGTATTAGCAGGATTATCTGGCGACAACTTCGGCAGCCTTGATAAAGACCAGATAAAGCAGTTTTCAGAGCGTTTTGCTAAACCTGAAATGTTTATGAGAATTAACGGAAAAATAACGGCGGTCGAGGTCAAGCCCTCAATTAAAGCAAAGTTAGACAGATTGCAAAAGGAACAAAACAATACTGATAAGCCGCAGCCGCAGAAAAAGCCGCGTGAGGAAACGCTATGA
- a CDS encoding antirestriction protein ArdA, producing MADTEGTPDFHLAAYVTNLGKYNEGYLVGEWVKFPVTPDEMQDVFRRIGIGGKDVFGSPYEEWFITDYDCYIDGIYDMLSEYESLDELNYLADKLDEMSDAEVQHFKAIVKMGEHSDSVQDLINLTENLDCYEIYPDITDEYDLGYYLINELGCYDMNTLKALENYIDYKEYGDDTALNENGVFTDYGYVVCNQSDFKEIYNGSRDDIPDEYRISSIPDIEAEQKDAVKTEEKKPSIRQQLAENKSKSEKTQSVPLRQKNDLSL from the coding sequence ATGGCAGATACAGAAGGCACACCAGATTTTCACTTGGCCGCTTATGTTACCAATCTTGGAAAATATAACGAGGGATATTTAGTAGGCGAATGGGTGAAGTTCCCTGTTACTCCTGATGAAATGCAAGATGTATTTAGGCGTATAGGTATAGGCGGAAAAGATGTATTCGGTTCGCCGTATGAGGAATGGTTTATTACAGACTATGATTGTTATATTGACGGGATATATGATATGTTGAGCGAATATGAGAGCCTTGACGAATTAAATTATCTCGCAGACAAATTAGATGAAATGTCGGACGCGGAAGTACAGCATTTTAAGGCTATCGTTAAAATGGGCGAACATTCAGACAGTGTACAGGATTTGATAAATCTAACTGAAAATCTTGATTGCTACGAAATATATCCAGATATTACAGACGAGTATGATTTGGGATATTACCTTATCAATGAATTGGGCTGTTATGATATGAACACACTGAAAGCATTGGAAAATTACATTGATTATAAGGAGTATGGAGATGATACTGCGCTGAATGAAAACGGTGTATTTACGGATTACGGTTATGTTGTGTGTAATCAAAGTGATTTTAAAGAGATATACAACGGCAGCCGTGATGATATTCCTGACGAATACCGTATAAGCTCTATACCCGATATTGAAGCTGAACAGAAAGACGCTGTAAAAACAGAAGAAAAAAAGCCGTCAATTCGTCAGCAGCTTGCGGAAAATAAGTCAAAATCCGAAAAGACGCAATCCGTACCGTTAAGGCAAAAAAACGATTTGAGCCTATGA